A DNA window from Lutra lutra chromosome 8, mLutLut1.2, whole genome shotgun sequence contains the following coding sequences:
- the LOC125107632 gene encoding LOW QUALITY PROTEIN: taste receptor type 2 member 43-like (The sequence of the model RefSeq protein was modified relative to this genomic sequence to represent the inferred CDS: inserted 4 bases in 3 codons): MVTLLPDIFSIFVXTEFVLGNFANSFIVVVNCIDWVKRQKMSSADQILTALAISRIGLLCVMLINWYVAVLNPDLFRLETRLLVNIVWTANNHFSVWLATCLSIFYLFKIANFSSFIFLHLKWRVKSVILVILLGSLFFLVFHVVAVXIYEKMLMKEYEGNITRQSRLVNIARLSNMTVFMLANFVPFAISLTSFLLLIFSLWKHLQKMQSGGNRCQDPSTKVHIRAMQTVISFLLLLVGYFLTLTVTIWTSKWLPNKSVLLXCKAMGILYPLSHSFILIWGNKKLREAFLSFLWPLRYWLKERM; the protein is encoded by the exons ATGGTGACTTTGCTACCTGACATTTTCTCCATCTTCGT AACAGAATTTGTTCTAGGAAATTTTGCCAATAGCTTCATAGTGGTGGTGAACTGCATTGACTGGGTCAAGAGACAAAAGATGTCCTCAGCTGATCAAATTCTCACGGCTCTGGCAATCTCCAGAATCGGTTTGCTCTGTGTAATGTTAATAAATTGGTATGTAGCTGTATTGAATCCAGATTTATTTAGATTGGAAACAAGACTTCTGGTTAATATTGTGTGGACGGCAAACAATCATTTTAGTGTCTGGCTTGCTACTTGCCTCagcatattttatttgttcaaaataGCCAATTTCTctagcttcatttttcttcacctCAAGTGGAGAGTTAAAAGTGTAATTCTTGTGATACTGTTGGggtctttgttctttttggtttttcatgTTGTGGCGG GCATATATGAGAAAATGCTGATGAAGGAATATGAAGGAAACATCACTAGACAATCCAGATTGGTGAACATTGCACGCCTTTCAAATATGACTGTATTCATGTTAGCAAACTTTGTGCCCTTTGCTATATCCCTGACATCTTTTCTGCTGTTAATCTTTTCCCTGTGGAAACATCTCCAGAAGATGCAATCCGGTGGTAACAGATGCCAAGATCCCAGCACCAAGGTCCATATAAGAGCCATGCAGACTGTGATCTCCTTTCTCTTGCTATTAGTAGGTTACTTCCTGACTCTAACTGTCACAATCTGGACTTCTAAGTGGCTGCCGAACAAGTCAGTCCTCC TTTGCAAGGCTATGGGAATCTTGTATCCTTTAAGCCACTCATTTATCCTGATTTGGGGAAACAAGAAGCTGAGAGAGGCCTTTCTATCATTTCTGTGGCCGCTGAGGTACTGGCTGAAGGAAAGGATGTAA